The Tistrella mobilis genome window below encodes:
- a CDS encoding glutamine synthetase family protein, with the protein MRGSLSFGWFMDSLADWLKANAITEIECLVPDLSGVARGKILPADKFVRSLTSHGLRLPEPVFTQTVTGEYPDEDITDEAMPDVWMKPDENSIRKVPWYVDATAQVLCDCYYLDGRPCDIAPRYVLRRVLQRFADKGWAPVVAPELEFFLVKINHDPDYPLEPPVGRSGRPETGRQAFGIDAVNEFDPLFEEMYDFCEAQEIDIDTLTHEAGAAQMEINFNHGNPLDLADQTFLFKRTVREAAIRHKVYATFMAKPMQREPGSAMHIHQSLTDIETGRNLFVGDGGASSELLYGFIAGLQKYLPAVMPLIAPNVNSYRRLIRHSDAPINVDWGYENRTCGLRVPHSEPDARRIENRVPGADANPYLAIAASLACGYLGMMEGLTPTEPLRGSAYVRAHGLPRHLPDALSQLADCDPLVELLGERFVKVLIAVKEAEYDAYSSVISSWERECLLLNV; encoded by the coding sequence TTGCGGACTGGCTCAAAGCCAACGCGATCACCGAAATCGAATGCCTGGTGCCGGATTTGAGCGGGGTCGCCCGCGGCAAGATCCTGCCCGCCGACAAATTCGTCCGCAGCCTTACGAGCCACGGGCTCCGGCTGCCGGAACCGGTCTTCACCCAGACCGTCACCGGGGAATACCCGGACGAGGACATCACCGACGAGGCGATGCCCGACGTCTGGATGAAGCCTGACGAGAACTCCATCCGCAAGGTCCCCTGGTATGTCGACGCCACCGCTCAGGTGCTGTGCGACTGCTATTATCTGGACGGCCGCCCCTGTGACATCGCCCCGCGCTACGTGCTCCGCCGGGTGCTGCAACGCTTCGCCGACAAGGGCTGGGCCCCGGTGGTGGCGCCGGAGCTGGAATTCTTCCTGGTCAAGATCAACCACGATCCGGACTACCCGCTGGAGCCGCCGGTCGGGCGCAGCGGCCGGCCCGAAACCGGTCGCCAGGCCTTCGGCATCGACGCCGTCAACGAGTTCGATCCGCTGTTCGAAGAGATGTACGACTTCTGCGAGGCGCAGGAGATCGATATCGACACCCTGACCCACGAGGCCGGGGCGGCGCAGATGGAGATCAACTTCAACCACGGCAACCCGCTGGACCTGGCCGACCAGACCTTCCTGTTCAAGCGCACTGTCCGCGAGGCGGCGATCCGGCACAAGGTCTATGCGACCTTCATGGCCAAGCCCATGCAGCGCGAACCGGGCAGCGCCATGCATATCCACCAGTCGCTCACCGATATCGAGACCGGGCGAAACCTGTTCGTGGGTGATGGTGGCGCCAGTTCCGAACTGCTCTATGGGTTTATCGCCGGCCTGCAGAAATACCTGCCGGCGGTGATGCCGCTGATCGCGCCCAATGTGAACAGCTACCGCCGGCTGATCCGGCATTCGGACGCCCCGATCAATGTCGACTGGGGCTACGAGAACCGGACCTGCGGCCTGCGCGTCCCCCATTCCGAGCCCGATGCGCGGCGGATCGAGAACCGGGTGCCGGGCGCGGATGCCAATCCCTATCTCGCGATCGCGGCCAGCCTTGCCTGCGGCTATCTGGGCATGATGGAGGGGCTGACACCCACCGAACCGCTGCGCGGGTCGGCCTATGTCCGCGCCCATGGCCTGCCCCGCCACCTGCCCGACGCCCTCTCGCAGCTGGCCGATTGCGACCCGCTGGTCGAGCTTCTGGGCGAACGCTTCGTGAAGGTGCTGATCGCGGTCAAGGAGGCCGAATACGACGCCTATTCCAGCGTGATCTCCTCGTGGGAGCGGGAGTGTCTGCTGCTCAACGTATAA
- a CDS encoding polyamine ABC transporter substrate-binding protein encodes MTNRRTRRPTTGSAAVTGLAAGIALLALGSAQAAEEKVLNVYNWSDYVAEDTVPNFEQQSGIKVNYDVYDTQDVLESKLLAGRSGYDIVGPTLAPYAARQLKSGIYQKLDKSKIPNFGNLDPKLMARVAKYDAGNEHLVPYMWGTTGIGYNVKMVKERLGENAPLDSWRLIFDPEVVAKLADCGVSVMDSPDETFPAMLNYLGLDPDGHKVEDVDKVTEAYMKIRPHIRKFHNSQYINDLANGEVCVAMGYSGDILQARDRAEEASNGNEIVYVIPNEGAQLWFDMLAIPADAPHPENAHAFINYILEPKVTAAISDYVAYANANAKATPLVSEDVRNDPGIYPSEETMNRLWVVTPHDLKYERARTRAWTRIRSGSEG; translated from the coding sequence ATGACCAACCGACGCACCCGTCGCCCGACCACCGGCTCTGCGGCCGTGACCGGCCTTGCTGCCGGTATCGCGCTTCTCGCCCTGGGCAGTGCCCAGGCCGCCGAGGAGAAGGTCCTGAACGTCTACAACTGGTCGGACTACGTGGCCGAGGATACGGTCCCGAATTTCGAGCAGCAGAGCGGCATCAAGGTCAATTACGACGTCTATGACACCCAGGACGTGCTGGAGTCGAAACTGCTGGCCGGCCGCTCCGGCTACGACATCGTCGGTCCGACGCTTGCGCCTTATGCGGCGCGCCAGCTGAAGTCGGGCATCTATCAGAAGCTCGACAAGTCGAAGATTCCGAATTTCGGCAATCTCGACCCCAAGCTGATGGCGCGGGTGGCCAAATACGATGCCGGCAACGAGCACCTGGTGCCCTATATGTGGGGCACGACCGGCATCGGCTACAACGTCAAGATGGTCAAGGAACGGCTGGGCGAAAACGCCCCGCTCGACAGCTGGCGCCTGATCTTCGACCCCGAGGTGGTCGCGAAGCTGGCCGATTGCGGCGTCTCGGTGATGGACAGCCCCGACGAGACCTTCCCGGCCATGCTCAACTATCTGGGCCTCGATCCGGACGGTCACAAGGTCGAGGATGTGGACAAGGTGACCGAGGCTTATATGAAAATCCGGCCTCATATCCGCAAGTTCCACAACAGCCAGTACATCAACGACCTGGCCAATGGCGAGGTCTGCGTGGCCATGGGCTATTCGGGCGATATCCTTCAGGCGCGCGACCGCGCCGAGGAAGCCAGTAACGGCAACGAGATCGTCTATGTGATCCCGAACGAGGGCGCCCAGCTCTGGTTCGACATGCTGGCGATCCCGGCCGATGCGCCGCACCCCGAGAACGCCCACGCCTTCATCAACTACATCCTTGAGCCCAAGGTGACGGCGGCGATCTCGGACTATGTCGCCTACGCCAATGCCAATGCCAAGGCAACGCCTCTGGTCTCGGAAGACGTCCGCAACGACCCCGGCATCTATCCCTCGGAAGAGACGATGAACCGGCTGTGGGTGGTGACCCCGCACGACCTGAAATACGAGCGTGCCCGCACCCGCGCCTGGACCCGGATCCGTAGCGGCAGCGAAGGCTGA
- a CDS encoding ABC transporter ATP-binding protein — translation MEQRERATRPARPAPSQPWADDDAVPYVRIVGVTKRFGDFVAVDDLSLDIYRGEFFSLLGGSGCGKTTLLRMLAGFETPTAGQILIDGVDVAQVPPYQRPVNMMFQSYALFPHMTVEQNVAFGLKQEGLPKAEIRERVADVLTLVQMQDFMRRKPDQLSGGQRQRVALARSLVKRPKLLLLDEPLGALDKKLRERTQLELVNIQESVGVTFVMVTHDQEEAMTMSSRIGVMRSGRIDQIGTPNEIYEYPTSRFVADFIGSVTMFEGYVAEEHSDGAVIDSEETGGQIQVAHGVSATENQALWVAIRPEKVRLSLTAPTDTPNVYKGVVQDIVYLGDVSTYHVRLASGKMVLATTHNMLRLAEPEISWDDEVYISWHPGNAVVLMA, via the coding sequence ATGGAACAGCGCGAGCGGGCCACGCGCCCCGCCCGGCCGGCACCGTCCCAGCCCTGGGCGGACGACGATGCCGTGCCCTATGTGCGGATCGTCGGCGTCACCAAGCGCTTCGGCGATTTCGTCGCGGTCGACGACCTGTCGCTCGACATCTATCGCGGCGAGTTCTTCTCGCTGCTCGGCGGCTCCGGCTGCGGCAAGACCACGCTGCTGCGCATGCTGGCGGGCTTCGAAACCCCGACCGCGGGCCAGATCCTGATCGACGGCGTCGATGTCGCCCAGGTCCCGCCCTATCAGCGGCCGGTCAACATGATGTTCCAGTCCTATGCCCTGTTCCCCCACATGACCGTGGAGCAGAACGTGGCGTTCGGGCTGAAGCAGGAAGGGCTGCCCAAGGCGGAAATCCGCGAGCGGGTGGCGGACGTCCTGACGCTGGTCCAGATGCAGGACTTCATGCGCCGCAAGCCCGACCAGCTGTCGGGCGGCCAGCGCCAGCGCGTGGCTCTGGCCCGCAGCCTGGTCAAGCGGCCGAAGCTGCTGCTGCTCGACGAGCCTCTGGGCGCGCTCGACAAGAAGCTCAGGGAACGCACCCAGCTGGAGCTGGTCAACATTCAGGAATCGGTCGGCGTCACCTTCGTCATGGTCACCCACGACCAGGAAGAAGCGATGACGATGTCGAGCCGGATCGGCGTGATGCGCTCGGGCCGGATCGACCAGATCGGCACCCCCAACGAGATCTACGAGTACCCGACCAGCCGCTTCGTGGCGGATTTCATCGGCTCGGTGACAATGTTCGAAGGCTATGTCGCCGAAGAACACTCCGACGGTGCGGTGATCGACAGCGAAGAGACCGGCGGCCAGATCCAGGTCGCACACGGGGTGTCGGCAACCGAGAACCAGGCGCTGTGGGTCGCGATCCGCCCCGAGAAGGTCCGGCTCAGCCTGACCGCCCCCACCGATACGCCCAATGTGTACAAGGGCGTGGTTCAGGACATCGTCTATCTGGGCGACGTGTCGACCTATCACGTGCGCCTCGCGAGCGGAAAGATGGTGCTGGCCACCACCCACAACATGCTGCGCCTGGCAGAACCCGAGATTTCCTGGGACGACGAAGTCTACATCTCGTGGCATCCCGGCAACGCCGTGGTGCTGATGGCCTGA
- a CDS encoding ABC transporter permease subunit produces MADLETPAARPDAGRRLRLPLPGRGIVVAMPYVWLLAFFLLPFVIILKISFAEAIIGQPPYTPLLEWVDDLALTVTVNLGNYAYLLDDPLYIHAYLNSAELAAVSTIVSLLLGYPLAYAIARSDQKIRPLLLLLIVLPFWTSFLIRVYAWIGLLQSNGLINNALMWAGVISEPLPLINNNFAVVIGIVYSYLPFMVLPLYATLEKMDLSLLEAAADLGCRPVKAFFAITLPLSMPGVIAGAMLVFIPAMGEFVIPDLLGGPDTVMIGRVLWNEFFQNRDWPVASAVAIAMLLLLVVPIMIFQNVQARGAGRG; encoded by the coding sequence ATGGCCGATCTCGAAACGCCCGCAGCAAGGCCCGATGCCGGCCGTCGCCTGCGCCTGCCGCTGCCCGGCAGGGGCATCGTGGTGGCGATGCCTTATGTCTGGCTGCTCGCCTTCTTCCTGCTGCCCTTCGTCATCATCCTGAAGATCAGCTTCGCCGAGGCAATCATCGGCCAGCCGCCTTATACGCCGCTGCTGGAATGGGTCGACGACCTGGCGCTGACCGTTACGGTCAATCTCGGCAACTACGCCTATCTGCTCGACGATCCGCTCTACATCCACGCCTATCTCAACAGCGCGGAACTGGCGGCGGTTTCGACCATCGTGTCGCTTCTGCTGGGCTATCCGCTGGCCTATGCCATCGCCCGCAGCGACCAGAAGATCCGGCCGCTGCTGCTGCTGTTGATCGTGCTGCCCTTCTGGACGTCGTTCCTGATCCGGGTCTATGCCTGGATCGGGCTGCTGCAGAGCAACGGCCTGATCAACAACGCGCTGATGTGGGCCGGCGTGATCAGCGAGCCGCTGCCGCTGATCAACAACAACTTCGCGGTGGTGATCGGCATCGTCTACAGCTACCTGCCCTTCATGGTGCTGCCGCTTTACGCCACGCTCGAAAAGATGGACCTCAGCCTCCTGGAGGCCGCGGCGGATCTGGGCTGCCGGCCGGTGAAGGCCTTTTTCGCCATTACCCTGCCCCTCTCCATGCCGGGCGTGATCGCCGGTGCCATGCTGGTCTTCATTCCGGCGATGGGCGAGTTCGTCATCCCCGACCTGCTGGGCGGACCGGACACGGTGATGATCGGCCGGGTGTTGTGGAACGAGTTCTTCCAGAACCGCGACTGGCCGGTGGCATCCGCGGTCGCCATCGCCATGCTGCTGCTGCTGGTGGTGCCGATCATGATCTTCCAGAACGTGCAGGCGCGCGGCGCCGGGCGCGGGTAA
- a CDS encoding ABC transporter permease subunit: MATRFPWFRLTSLLVGFLFLYVPILLLIVYSFNESRLVTVWAGFSPKWYGELLRDDAILNAAWISFRIAAISATLALILGTMAAVALVRFGRFRGRTLFSGMISAPLVMPEVITGLSLLLLFVTLEQMIGWPAGRGVMTIIIAHVTFSTAYVAVIVQSRLASFDISLEEAALDLGAHPAKVFFVITLPIIAPALVAGWLLSFTLSLDDLVIASFVSGPASSTLPMVIFSSVRLGVSPKINALATILVVLVTIAVILAARMMRKSGGLAQSAQN; this comes from the coding sequence ATGGCCACCCGTTTTCCCTGGTTCCGCCTCACCTCGCTGCTGGTCGGCTTCCTGTTCCTCTATGTGCCGATCCTGCTGCTGATCGTCTATTCCTTCAACGAATCGCGGCTGGTCACCGTCTGGGCCGGGTTCTCGCCCAAATGGTATGGCGAGCTGCTGCGTGACGATGCCATCCTGAACGCCGCCTGGATCAGCTTCCGGATCGCCGCGATCTCGGCCACGCTGGCCCTGATCCTGGGGACGATGGCCGCGGTGGCGCTGGTACGCTTCGGCCGGTTCAGGGGCCGGACCCTGTTCTCGGGTATGATCAGCGCGCCGCTGGTGATGCCCGAGGTGATCACCGGCCTGTCACTGCTGCTACTGTTCGTGACGCTGGAACAGATGATCGGCTGGCCGGCCGGCCGCGGGGTGATGACGATCATCATCGCCCATGTCACCTTCTCGACCGCCTATGTCGCGGTCATCGTCCAGTCGCGGCTGGCGAGCTTCGACATCAGCCTGGAAGAGGCGGCGCTGGATCTGGGCGCCCATCCGGCCAAGGTGTTCTTCGTGATCACCCTGCCGATCATCGCCCCGGCCCTGGTGGCGGGCTGGCTGCTGTCTTTCACCCTGTCGCTCGACGATCTGGTGATCGCAAGCTTCGTCTCGGGCCCTGCCTCCAGCACCCTGCCGATGGTCATCTTCTCAAGCGTGCGTCTGGGCGTCAGCCCCAAGATCAACGCCCTTGCCACCATCCTGGTGGTGCTGGTGACGATCGCCGTGATCCTGGCGGCGCGGATGATGCGCAAATCGGGCGGGCTTGCCCAGTCGGCACAGAACTAG
- a CDS encoding enoyl-CoA hydratase-related protein, with translation MVFEDIAYAVDGPVATISFARPEVMNAARNETHLELQAALDAADCDDAVRAVIVTGTGRAFCAGTDISDGFRLPAGGDPETGEGVPADVGGVTVLRLFRMRKPVIAAINGAAAGFGATFTLAMDIRLAAEAAKFAFPFTRRGICAESCSSWFLPRLVGMQTAQEWMLTGRTFPASEALARGLVHELLAAEDLLPRARALALDIAENCAPVSVALNRQLLWRMMGADHPEAAHALESRAVAARMASDDVREGVASFKERRAPRFRDGLADAPYMTAWWPDLKG, from the coding sequence ATGGTCTTCGAGGACATCGCCTATGCGGTGGACGGCCCCGTCGCGACGATCAGCTTCGCGCGCCCGGAGGTGATGAATGCAGCGCGGAACGAGACGCATCTGGAGCTTCAGGCCGCGCTGGATGCGGCCGATTGTGATGACGCCGTGCGGGCCGTGATCGTGACCGGTACCGGTCGGGCCTTCTGTGCCGGCACCGATATCTCCGACGGGTTCCGGCTGCCGGCCGGCGGCGATCCCGAGACGGGCGAGGGCGTGCCTGCAGATGTGGGCGGCGTGACCGTGTTGCGGCTGTTCCGGATGCGCAAGCCGGTGATTGCGGCGATCAATGGGGCTGCGGCGGGCTTCGGGGCGACCTTTACCCTGGCCATGGATATCCGGCTGGCGGCAGAGGCGGCGAAGTTCGCCTTTCCCTTCACGCGGCGGGGCATTTGTGCCGAGAGCTGTTCCAGCTGGTTCCTGCCCCGGCTGGTGGGCATGCAGACCGCCCAGGAGTGGATGCTGACCGGGCGGACCTTCCCGGCCTCGGAGGCCCTGGCGCGCGGGTTGGTCCACGAGCTGCTGGCCGCGGAAGACCTGTTGCCGCGGGCACGGGCGCTGGCGCTGGACATCGCGGAGAACTGCGCCCCGGTCTCGGTGGCGCTGAACCGCCAGCTGCTGTGGCGGATGATGGGGGCGGATCATCCCGAGGCCGCGCACGCGCTGGAGAGCCGGGCGGTTGCGGCCCGGATGGCGAGTGACGACGTTCGCGAGGGCGTCGCCAGCTTCAAGGAGCGCCGGGCACCGCGCTTCCGCGACGGGCTGGCGGATGCGCCCTACATGACCGCCTGGTGGCCGGATCTCAAGGGATGA
- a CDS encoding phosphotransferase family protein, translated as MTLTTSPSSDIDAQALAAYLAARVDGAGPTVSLTRLGGGQSNPTYFLDTGSRRLVLRKRPAGTLLPSAHAVDREYRVQAALADTGVAVPRMVHFCDDPTVIGTQFYVMERVDGRVLHDNALPDIPVAGRGAYFDALARMLAAIHAVDVVAVGLRDYGRSGGFAARQIARWTKQWQLSATAANPAMDRLIDWLPRNLPEDDSTTLVHGDFRLGNVMFHPTEPRIVAVLDWELSTLGHPLADLAHSCIYTWMMRPEEYGRGLAGLDRAALGLPEMEAFCRTYFEASGRTGPLTRFHLVLALFRNAVIFEGIAARARQGNAASDDAAEVGRLAPALAARAVALIEEATA; from the coding sequence ATGACCCTGACCACATCTCCCTCCAGCGATATCGATGCCCAGGCCCTGGCCGCCTATCTGGCCGCACGGGTCGACGGCGCAGGACCGACCGTCAGCCTCACCCGGCTCGGCGGCGGTCAGTCCAACCCGACCTATTTTCTCGACACCGGCAGCCGTCGCCTGGTGCTGCGCAAGCGGCCGGCGGGCACGCTGCTGCCATCTGCCCATGCGGTGGATCGGGAATACAGGGTCCAGGCGGCACTGGCCGATACGGGTGTCGCTGTGCCGCGTATGGTCCATTTCTGTGACGACCCGACGGTCATCGGCACCCAGTTCTATGTCATGGAGCGGGTCGACGGCCGCGTGCTGCACGACAATGCCCTGCCCGACATCCCGGTCGCCGGGCGCGGAGCCTATTTCGACGCCCTCGCCCGCATGCTCGCCGCCATCCACGCGGTCGATGTGGTGGCGGTCGGGCTGCGTGATTACGGCCGCAGCGGTGGCTTTGCGGCCCGCCAGATCGCCCGCTGGACAAAGCAATGGCAGCTCTCCGCCACCGCCGCCAATCCGGCGATGGACCGGCTGATCGACTGGCTGCCCCGCAACCTGCCCGAAGACGACAGCACCACCCTGGTCCATGGCGATTTCCGCCTGGGCAATGTGATGTTCCATCCGACCGAGCCCCGCATCGTCGCAGTGCTCGACTGGGAACTGTCGACCCTGGGGCACCCGCTCGCCGATCTCGCTCACAGCTGCATCTACACCTGGATGATGCGGCCTGAGGAATACGGCCGCGGCCTTGCCGGGCTCGACCGCGCAGCACTCGGCCTGCCCGAAATGGAGGCGTTCTGCCGAACCTATTTCGAGGCCTCGGGCCGGACCGGCCCGCTCACCCGTTTCCATCTGGTGCTCGCCCTGTTCCGCAATGCGGTGATCTTCGAAGGCATCGCGGCCCGGGCCCGTCAGGGCAATGCCGCATCCGATGACGCCGCCGAAGTCGGCCGGCTGGCGCCGGCCCTGGCTGCCCGGGCTGTGGCCCTCATCGAAGAGGCCACCGCCTGA
- the dctP gene encoding TRAP transporter substrate-binding protein DctP, which produces MDSTTELVDGKTFYDYEIASKGIHAWPVGTTAAYAISFANKTPKSAADLKGMPLRAGSALHTIFLSELGATPVTMPSSASYEALSRGTVEGTILSIGDWRSYSLQDVLTYTITGVAVGHWGSYLAISDTGWTGLSADEQKLWADTAREIALRNAELIEAQDAEVREAAAAKGSTFADLSTISPDLKAAIETASTATWRRWVEQTEAAGHPGLATARLWAKLVEEQGGKLPAGVAAYLEKGA; this is translated from the coding sequence ATGGACAGCACGACCGAGCTGGTCGACGGCAAGACTTTCTACGACTACGAGATCGCCTCCAAGGGCATCCATGCCTGGCCGGTCGGCACCACGGCGGCCTATGCGATCAGCTTCGCCAACAAGACGCCCAAATCGGCCGCGGACCTGAAGGGCATGCCGCTGCGCGCCGGCTCCGCCCTGCACACCATCTTCCTCAGCGAGTTGGGTGCCACGCCCGTCACCATGCCCTCTTCGGCGTCCTATGAAGCGCTGTCGCGTGGCACGGTCGAAGGCACGATCCTCTCGATCGGCGACTGGCGGTCCTATTCGCTGCAGGACGTGCTGACCTACACCATCACCGGCGTCGCCGTCGGTCATTGGGGCAGCTATCTCGCCATCTCGGACACCGGCTGGACCGGACTTTCCGCCGATGAGCAGAAGCTCTGGGCCGATACGGCGCGCGAGATCGCGCTGCGCAATGCTGAGTTGATCGAGGCCCAGGACGCCGAGGTGCGCGAAGCCGCCGCCGCCAAAGGCTCCACCTTCGCCGATCTCTCGACCATCTCTCCCGACCTGAAGGCGGCGATCGAGACCGCCTCGACCGCGACCTGGCGCCGCTGGGTGGAGCAGACCGAGGCTGCCGGCCATCCGGGCCTTGCCACCGCCCGCCTCTGGGCGAAGCTGGTCGAGGAACAGGGCGGCAAGCTGCCCGCGGGTGTGGCCGCCTATCTCGAAAAGGGCGCCTGA
- a CDS encoding TRAP transporter large permease, which yields MSHDIILLIVAGWFVFFLLLGQHVATVLLGTGIVGILLWTGPRVLNGVLGQDVFYTASNYSLSIIPLYLLMAQLLLRGGLVLDLFRVGHRMAGYRRFPLGVATLVIGGLLGAVSGSGAASAASLATLSAPELERVGYSRRFAIGLAAVAGSLSAVIPPSLIVIIYGAITSVPIGALFIGLLGPGLLCMLVYIGCLALFEELRPEGAAPGARPDQPAELERGALGASLFMLALMLVVFGGIYTGIITVGEAGAVGAFTALVGLTLMRRIGWRDLAAALADSVKISAMLMLIVIGAQIFARFLAFSRLPRELLGLAEPLVGSPGLLVAVLMVVLFVAGMILESAAVILLIVPIVLPMLEAAGIDLLWFGVLASFMIALGLLTPPVGLSAYAAAAAQRHPVAEVFRPAGKFALASAVIVIGATILFPGIVTWLPGNLR from the coding sequence ATGTCCCACGACATCATCCTGCTGATCGTCGCCGGCTGGTTCGTCTTTTTCCTGCTGCTCGGCCAGCATGTCGCCACGGTCCTGCTGGGGACCGGCATCGTCGGCATCCTGCTCTGGACGGGGCCGCGGGTGCTGAACGGCGTGCTCGGCCAGGACGTGTTCTACACGGCGTCGAACTACTCGCTGTCGATCATCCCGCTCTATCTGCTGATGGCCCAGCTGCTGCTTCGCGGCGGGCTGGTGCTCGACCTGTTCCGGGTCGGCCATCGCATGGCCGGCTACAGGCGGTTTCCGCTTGGCGTGGCCACGCTCGTGATCGGCGGGCTGCTGGGGGCCGTTTCAGGTTCCGGGGCCGCATCCGCCGCCTCGCTCGCCACGCTTTCGGCACCCGAGCTGGAACGGGTCGGCTACAGCCGCCGCTTCGCGATCGGCCTTGCTGCCGTCGCCGGATCGCTGTCGGCGGTCATCCCGCCCAGCCTGATCGTGATCATCTACGGTGCCATCACCTCGGTGCCGATCGGCGCCCTGTTCATCGGCCTGCTGGGCCCCGGGCTGCTGTGCATGCTGGTCTATATCGGCTGCCTCGCCCTGTTTGAGGAACTGCGCCCGGAAGGTGCCGCCCCTGGTGCCCGTCCCGACCAGCCCGCCGAACTGGAGCGCGGCGCCCTTGGTGCCTCGCTGTTCATGCTCGCCCTGATGCTGGTGGTCTTCGGCGGGATCTACACCGGCATCATCACGGTGGGAGAAGCGGGTGCGGTCGGTGCGTTCACCGCCCTCGTCGGCCTCACCCTCATGCGCCGCATCGGCTGGCGCGATCTGGCGGCCGCACTGGCCGACAGCGTCAAGATCTCGGCCATGCTGATGCTGATCGTGATCGGCGCCCAGATCTTCGCCCGCTTCCTGGCGTTCTCGCGCCTGCCGCGCGAGCTGCTGGGGCTCGCCGAGCCGCTGGTCGGCTCCCCGGGCCTGCTGGTCGCCGTGCTGATGGTGGTGCTGTTCGTCGCCGGTATGATCCTGGAAAGTGCCGCGGTGATCCTGCTGATCGTGCCGATCGTGCTGCCCATGCTGGAAGCAGCCGGCATCGACCTGCTCTGGTTCGGCGTTCTCGCCAGCTTCATGATCGCCCTCGGCCTGCTGACGCCCCCGGTCGGACTGTCCGCCTATGCCGCCGCCGCGGCGCAACGCCATCCGGTGGCCGAGGTCTTCCGCCCGGCGGGCAAGTTTGCACTTGCCTCGGCCGTGATCGTCATCGGCGCCACGATCCTGTTTCCCGGGATCGTCACCTGGCTGCCCGGCAACCTCCGGTGA
- a CDS encoding TRAP transporter small permease has protein sequence MTRFYGLLGRFEWGLASIGAGLCLFAVMILTVLSVFGRYALHTDLVPGAYNIIERMLFPLMVFWALPLAHRDGIFPRLEVIATALPRRAGSAVAILMLAVELVIFLFLFWYLAQYAATGLRTGRTMQLGSDFFPVWPFIMMVPLALGLMAIEMVWQIGQHIRHFATGVPLSTANADLTAGGQ, from the coding sequence ATGACCAGATTTTACGGCCTGCTTGGCCGTTTCGAGTGGGGGCTGGCCTCGATCGGCGCCGGTCTCTGCCTGTTCGCGGTGATGATCCTGACCGTGCTCAGCGTCTTCGGCCGCTATGCGCTGCACACCGATCTCGTCCCCGGCGCCTACAACATCATCGAACGGATGCTCTTTCCGCTGATGGTGTTCTGGGCCCTGCCGCTTGCCCATCGCGACGGAATCTTTCCCCGGCTGGAAGTGATCGCGACCGCCCTGCCCCGGCGAGCCGGGTCGGCGGTCGCCATCCTGATGCTGGCGGTGGAGCTGGTGATCTTCCTGTTCCTGTTCTGGTATCTGGCGCAATATGCGGCGACCGGCCTCAGGACCGGACGAACCATGCAGCTGGGGTCCGATTTCTTCCCGGTCTGGCCGTTCATCATGATGGTGCCGCTGGCGCTGGGGCTGATGGCGATCGAAATGGTCTGGCAGATCGGCCAACACATCCGGCATTTCGCGACCGGTGTTCCGCTGTCCACGGCGAATGCCGACCTCACCGCCGGGGGCCAGTAG
- a CDS encoding FadR/GntR family transcriptional regulator produces the protein MLEIAKLKIPPAYQVVSKELQRLIVDGRLKPGEQLPSETELATRFGVNRSTIREGIRQLESEGLLRREGRKRLVIAIPGQEDISPRMERALLMHDVKFKELWEVARVLEPLAASLAAARITDAQIDALDVNLDATARLVAAGEPTDGVDTEFHTMLAEFSGNRALMLSREPIGQLLFRPYVELGKQVKQAPRRNLEAHRAIVAALKLRDADEASTWMVRHIEDLRRGWLLSGRAIEDRIEER, from the coding sequence ATGCTCGAGATCGCGAAACTGAAGATCCCGCCGGCCTATCAGGTCGTCTCGAAGGAACTCCAGCGCCTCATCGTCGACGGCCGGCTGAAGCCGGGCGAGCAGTTGCCGAGCGAGACCGAACTCGCCACACGCTTCGGTGTCAACCGCTCCACCATCCGCGAAGGCATCCGCCAGCTGGAAAGCGAAGGGCTGCTCCGGCGGGAGGGCCGCAAGCGGCTGGTGATCGCCATCCCGGGGCAGGAGGACATCTCGCCCCGCATGGAACGTGCGCTGCTGATGCATGACGTCAAGTTCAAGGAGCTTTGGGAGGTCGCCCGGGTCCTGGAACCGCTTGCCGCCTCGCTCGCCGCCGCCCGGATCACCGACGCGCAGATCGACGCGCTGGATGTGAACCTGGATGCCACCGCCCGTCTGGTGGCGGCCGGTGAGCCGACCGACGGCGTCGATACCGAATTCCACACGATGCTGGCCGAATTCTCCGGCAATCGCGCGCTGATGCTGTCGCGCGAGCCGATCGGCCAGCTGCTGTTCCGGCCCTATGTCGAACTGGGCAAACAGGTGAAGCAGGCGCCCCGCCGCAATCTGGAGGCCCACCGGGCGATCGTCGCGGCACTAAAGCTCAGGGATGCCGACGAGGCCTCGACCTGGATGGTCCGCCATATCGAGGATCTGCGCCGCGGCTGGCTGCTCTCGGGCCGCGCGATCGAGGACCGGATCGAGGAGCGTTGA